TTGGTAGGCTGTTGCGCCCAGACGGACGTCAAGGGCGACCGGCTGCTTCGGCCGGCCGACCAGCCCAACCCCGACGCCTATGTGCGGATCAAGGAGAGGTTGAATGACGGCATCGTGGTCAGCGGTTGCAAACTGCATATCTCGGAGGCTTCGGTGGCCGACGAGGTGCTGGTGGTACCGACCCGGGCCTTACGTCCCGAGGACAAAGACTATGCTGTGGCCTTTGCCGTTCCAGGGGATTGGGACGGGTTGAAACAGGTGGTCACCATTCACAATTTAAGAAAAAGGGAGCATTTCAAGCGGGGGTTTCAGCAGGGCTCAACCGATTCCTATATGATCTTTGAGGACTGCTTTGTGCCCTGGGAACGGGTCTTTCTGGCCGGCGAGTGGCAGCATGGGGGGGTGATGGCCCTCCTTTTTGCCCTGTTCCACCGCCATTCCTATTCGGGTTGCAAGCCGGCCATCGGGGATATCCTTTTGGGGGCCGCGGCCCTGGCCGCCGAGGTGAATAATGTGCATAAGGCTTCTCATGTCCGGGAAAAGCTGGCCGAGATCATCATGACCATTGAGTTGGGCTACGCCGCCGGATACACCGCTTCCGACCTGGGCAAGCCGGAGGTCTATATGCCGGGGGTGGGTTTTGTTCCCTATGGTCCGGGTTCCTATATTCCCAATTCCATTTACTGCAATGTCGGCCGCTGTCTGTCGGGTGAGGCGGTTTTCCGGGAGGCGGAGATTCTTTGCGATATCGCCGGAGGGGTGGTGGCCACTTTCCCTCATGAAAAAGATTTTTTGAACCCGGAACTCGCTACCCTGCTTAATAAGTACACCAAGCGTAATCCGAATATGTCTTCCGAAGATCAGGCCCAGTTCTGGCGATATTTAGGAGACATCCTTTGTTCGGCCTCAGGCGGTATCGGGAATGTCGGCAACTATCATGGCGGCGGCTCGCCGATTATGGAGCAGATCGCCATCACGACTCAGTATGATATCGAGGCACGGAAAAAGCTGGTCAAGCACATTGCCGGCATGAGCGGTGGCGATCGCGAGGTCTTCAGCAAGAAAGGGAAATAGCGCTCATCCGGAAATGATATTTACGGATGAGCGCTGTCAGCAATCAGCACTATGCTGATGGCTGTCCGCTCCATCCGGTTTTCATTTGCGCTCGTCGCCCTTCCCCTCCCACTGGGGGGAGAAGGGCGGGGGGCGTTTTGTGTTTTCAAGTTTACCTATGGAATAAAAAAACGACTTTGGAGGTCGAAGGATGAAAAGCGATAAAAAAGGCCGCCTGGAGGGAAAAGTTGCCGTGATCACCGGGGCGGCCAGCGGTATCGGCCGGGCCACGGCTATCCGGTTTGCCCGGGAAGGGGCCAAACTCGTTTTAGCCGATTGGGATGAGCAAAGGCTTAAGGAAACCCTGGATCTGGTCAGGCAGGAGGATGGCCAGGCTGTTATGCAAAGGACCAATGTGTCTGTGGAGGAGGAAGTCAAGGGGTTGATCGATCTGGCCTTCGGCACCTACTCGGTCATCGATATTGTTTGCAACAATGCCGGCATCACCGGACAGTTCACCGGCCTGGAAAATCAAGACGGGCAAGATTGGCAAAAGGTCTATGGGGTCAATGTCCTGAGCGCGGTCTACACGACGAAACACGTGGCTAAACATTTTCAAGAGCGGAGGGCCGGGGCTATTGTCAACACGGCCTCAGTGGCCGGGATCCGCTCCGGGGCCGGCGGCAATGCCTACAGCGCCAGTAAGGCCGCTGTGATCAACTTTACTCAGACGGCGGCCTGCGATCTGGGAGAATATAATGTCCGGGTCAACGCCGTTTGTCCCGGTTTGATCGAGACCGGCATGACCAAGCCTGTCTTTGATATGGCCCGGGAAAGAGGAAAATTTGACAAACTGGGCAGCCGTTGCGAACTTAGGCGTTTTGGGCGGCCGGAGGAAGTGGCGGCGGCCATTCTTTTCCTGGCCAGTGATGAAGCGAGCTATATAACCGGCCAGGCCATCCCGGTTGACGGCGGCAATACCGCCTCTCTCAACTTGCCGGGCATGAAAGCTTAGCCAACTTTTAATGGACTTGTAAAAAGTCCGAAAGCGCCCATTTTCGTCATTCCCGTGAAAACGGGAATCCAGTGTTTTTAATTGGTTAGGCTTGGCCTGGATTCCCGCCTGCGCGGGAATGACGAGTTTTTGCGAGACTATCAAGTATCGGTTGTTTGTTTTTATTCAGCATCCAGTTATCCAGGATCGTCCGGCCAGAGGCGGATGATCTCGCGTTTTAGAAAAGTTAGAGATAAATTTTCAGAAGGGCAATTTAAGAATCTAAAAGGGAAAATAGGCCATGACCCAGGAAAAACCCGTTGAAACCAAAGGTTCGCGCAAGTCTCTGGAAACAGCCAGGAACGCCTGGCAATTTATTATGCAGGATTATCAGGAAGGCCACGCCCATAAAAAGAGGGGGCAACCCGTGGTCTGGTCCTGTTCCCTGGTGGAGAAAGAGCTCTTTTACGCCATGGGCCTCCATCCTTTTTATCCTGAACAGTTTGCCGCCTTGTGCGCCGTCCGCCGAAAAACCAGGGATTCGGAAAAAGAGGCGGTGCGGTTCGCCCGCATAGCCGAACAGGCCGGATATTCATCGGACCTTTGCGGATATGAGCGGGTGGCAACCGGTTATGTCCTGGGGGGCGACCTGTCTGATGCCCCGCTGGAAGGGATGCCCCTTCCTGATCTCCTGGTAACCACTTCCTCGGTCTGTGATGTTCGCTTGAAATGGTTTGAAGACATGTCCCAAAGGCTCAAGGTGCCCCTTTTCACCCTGGACCGGCCTGAACGGGTTTTTGAGGCCATTATGCAGCCGCCTAAATCCCATGAGGTCCGCTATTACCGTTCTCAACTGGAAGATTTGTTGAGCCTGATTACGGAAGTAACCGGGATCCAATATGATCCCGAGCGCCTCAATGCCTGTCTGGACTGGGGCTACCAAACCAATGAATTGCGCCTGGAAATCCTGGAGTTGCGTAAGGCCGTGCCCTCCCCAATGGGTTGTGCCGACGGGTTTGCCACCATGTATCCGGGTATGTATTGTTCCGGTACGGAAAAGGCCTTTCGTTTTTATAAGGCCTTGCGTGATGAGGTCAAGGCCAGGGTGGAGGCCGGCCAGGGGCAGATCGAAACGGAAAAATTCAGGCTCCTGTGGTACGGCATCCCCACCTGGTTCAATATGGGGATATTCAACTATTTTGAATCCATCGGCGGGGTCTTTGCTTATGAACCGGCCTACAATCCCAATCCCTGGCCCCCGCGGCTTAAGGAAGATCCTCTGACCGAATTGGCCGTACGGACCTTGTCTATCGGCTCTTCCATGAACACCACCATCCAGGCGGTCCTGGAACAATGCCGGGAATATAATATCGCCGGCGGGGTTCTGGCCTATCTGCTGACCTGCCGTCCTATTTATCTTCCCGGTCTGCAACTCCGGCTGACCCTGGAAAGGGAACTCGGTATCCCTTCGGTCCTGATTGAATGCGACCTGGTGGATGAACGCTCTTTCTCCGAAGGGCAGATCAAGACCCGGATGGATGCCTTTGCCGAGCAGATCCTGAAAAAAATCGAGGCCGGGGAACCTTTGCAGCAGAGAAAGGCGGTGGCTTAAAATGGAAGCGACTTTCCTCCGCTATGCGGAAAACCGCCATGAGGCGGTGCGGGAATGGAAGCAGAAGACGGGCAAAAAGGTGTTCGGGTATTTTTGCTGTCTCACCCCGGAAGAGATCCTGTTTGCCGCCGATTGCCTTCCGGTCCGGATCTCCGGGACCGGGGAACCCTTGCAGCAGGCGGATCTTCATGTGCCGCCCAATTCC
The genomic region above belongs to Deltaproteobacteria bacterium and contains:
- a CDS encoding 2-hydroxyacyl-CoA dehydratase gives rise to the protein MTQEKPVETKGSRKSLETARNAWQFIMQDYQEGHAHKKRGQPVVWSCSLVEKELFYAMGLHPFYPEQFAALCAVRRKTRDSEKEAVRFARIAEQAGYSSDLCGYERVATGYVLGGDLSDAPLEGMPLPDLLVTTSSVCDVRLKWFEDMSQRLKVPLFTLDRPERVFEAIMQPPKSHEVRYYRSQLEDLLSLITEVTGIQYDPERLNACLDWGYQTNELRLEILELRKAVPSPMGCADGFATMYPGMYCSGTEKAFRFYKALRDEVKARVEAGQGQIETEKFRLLWYGIPTWFNMGIFNYFESIGGVFAYEPAYNPNPWPPRLKEDPLTELAVRTLSIGSSMNTTIQAVLEQCREYNIAGGVLAYLLTCRPIYLPGLQLRLTLERELGIPSVLIECDLVDERSFSEGQIKTRMDAFAEQILKKIEAGEPLQQRKAVA
- a CDS encoding SDR family oxidoreductase, translated to MKSDKKGRLEGKVAVITGAASGIGRATAIRFAREGAKLVLADWDEQRLKETLDLVRQEDGQAVMQRTNVSVEEEVKGLIDLAFGTYSVIDIVCNNAGITGQFTGLENQDGQDWQKVYGVNVLSAVYTTKHVAKHFQERRAGAIVNTASVAGIRSGAGGNAYSASKAAVINFTQTAACDLGEYNVRVNAVCPGLIETGMTKPVFDMARERGKFDKLGSRCELRRFGRPEEVAAAILFLASDEASYITGQAIPVDGGNTASLNLPGMKA
- a CDS encoding aromatic ring hydroxylase — protein: LTGERINRFTHIHQNTEDLPKKQDMTRMLCQKVGGCIQRCMGIDGTNSIYNVSYEADKQNNGATQYHENFKKWLTRFQSEDLVGCCAQTDVKGDRLLRPADQPNPDAYVRIKERLNDGIVVSGCKLHISEASVADEVLVVPTRALRPEDKDYAVAFAVPGDWDGLKQVVTIHNLRKREHFKRGFQQGSTDSYMIFEDCFVPWERVFLAGEWQHGGVMALLFALFHRHSYSGCKPAIGDILLGAAALAAEVNNVHKASHVREKLAEIIMTIELGYAAGYTASDLGKPEVYMPGVGFVPYGPGSYIPNSIYCNVGRCLSGEAVFREAEILCDIAGGVVATFPHEKDFLNPELATLLNKYTKRNPNMSSEDQAQFWRYLGDILCSASGGIGNVGNYHGGGSPIMEQIAITTQYDIEARKKLVKHIAGMSGGDREVFSKKGK